The Cetobacterium sp. 8H DNA window ATAACGAGTTTAGAAGATGAGAAATTTATATATTGGGTAGAGGTAAATGGGAAAAAGAGTAACTCAAAAATGGTTGCAACTCCTTTAAAAATAGATGGAGAGTTGGATAAAAATCTTTATAGCAACTTGAAACAGATGATATTTACATCAGCAACTATTGCAATAGGAGATGATTTTAGTTACTTTAAGGAAAGCATAGGACTGAAGGAGAAAACTCTGGAAAAAGTTATACACTCACCATTTGATTATAACAATCAAATGAAGGTATATCTGCCAAAAGACCTTTTAAATCCGAGTGATCCAAAATTTATAGACAGTATTAGAGTATTTTTAAAAGATTTAATCTTGAAAACTTCTGGAAAGTGTTTTATACTATTTACTTCATATTCGACTTTGAACTATATCTACTATATGATAAAGGATGAGCTGGAAGAGGCGGGACTTAACCTGTTAATTCAAGGGCAAGCTCCTAGAACTCAACTTGTAAATTTGTATAAAACTATAAAAAATCCAGTTTTATTTGGGACAGATTCATTCTGGGAGGGTGTCGATATAAAAGGAGAACAACTGAGTTCTGTAATTATAGTGAAGCTTCCATTTAAAGTTCCGAGTGACCCTGTAACAGAGGCCATAATAGAGAGTATAACACAACAGAATAAAAATGCTTTTGTGGAATACCAGATACCGGAATCTGTGATAAAATTTAAACAGGGTATTGGAAGATTAATAAGAAGTAAAAGTGATAAAGGTATAGTTACAATATTGGATAATAGAGTGATTACAAAGAGCTATGGAAAATATTTTAAAGATGCGATTCCTACTAAAAATATAAAAATTCTAACAAAGGAAGAGGTATTGAAAGATATTTCCAAAACTTAAAAGGAGTAACTAATATGAAAAAAATTGAGCTATTTGGTCTAAGTTTAACTTTTAAACTAAATAAGAAAAACGCAGACGATGCTGAATTATATACTAAAGACCACCATCTCAAAGAAAAAATATTTTATCTAATTTTGATGATAATGGTTATAGTTATTAGTTCAAAGGGTGGATATATAATAAATAAGCAAAAGTATAATGTTGGAGATGTGGCAATCAACGATATATATGCACCAAAAAGTGTGCTTTTTAATGACAAAGATAAAAAACAAGATATCATAAAAAATTTGATGGAAAGTTCAAAGAAAGAATATATATATGTTCCACAAGCTGGAACGGTATATATCTCAGCAGCTGAGTATTTATTTGATGAGATTTTAAAAAAGAATTTCAAGAAAAATAAGCTTTATTTAGATAGAATAGAGGATGTTATAGGAAAACCTCTACCAACGAAACTGATAACAGGGTTGACACAACTCAATAAAAAAGAGCTTTTAGAAACTAGAGAGAGAGTGATAGGGTTTTTAACAAAAGCTTATGCCACAGGAATAATTAGAGAGAAGGGTATCTTAACAATATCACCTCCAAATGATGAGGCATTTGAAGAGTTGACAGATTTTGACAAAAAAATTGTAGAAAATTTTTTAACTGCTAACTATATATATGATGAAACAAAGACTAAAAATTCTATAGCTGAGAAGATATCACAGATAGATGATCAGATATTAGATGTTAAGGCAGGAACTCTTCTAGTAAAAAAAGGGGATATAATAACTGAGAGTAAATCTAAACTGTTAGAAGTAGCCGGAATATATTCGTATAAAAAAAGTTTAGGTTTTTCAATATCAAACCTATTATATACAATAATATTGACGGTTATATTCTATCCGCTTTTAGTGACAAAGTTTAAAAAGAACATACTCAATAAGAATATATATAGAAGTCTATTTTTAATCTATACAATAGGCTTTTTAGTGTTTAGATTTACAAAACTAGACCACATATATTTTGTTCCATTTGAGACTATGTACTTTTTAATGGGAATATTGTTTGCAAAGGACTTTGCAATTCTTACAACTGCGATGGCAATATCGTATCTATTCCCTATTGTAGGGTATGACCCAGTATTTGTTATTGTAACAACACTTGTTTGTATAATGGGAACTTATTTGATAGAGAAAGTAACGACAAGACAAGAGCTTATTGCACTTGGAATGAAGTTAGCTGTAACAAAGTTTTTTCTATATCTATTGCTGACATATTTTATAGGAAGAGAACAAAACTTAGTTGTGCTTCAAAGTGGAGAGATTGTAGTATCTGGACTTTTATCAGGGATGCTAGCAATAGCAGTTTTACCATACTTTGAGAAAACGTTTAATATTTTAACAACATTTAGACTGTTAGAATTAGGAGATCTGTCTCACCCACTATTAAAACTTCTATCTATGAAAGCTCCTGGAACGTTCCACCACTCAATGATGGTGGCAACTCTATCAGAAGCTGCGGCTGAAGCGATAGGAGCAAACGCAATATTTGCAAGGGTAGCATCTTACTATCACGATATAGGAAAGATGAAAAGACCGAAGTTCTATGTAGAAAATCAGGAGGGGGGAGAGAACCCTCACAGTAAAATATCTCCATTTTTAAGTAATCTTATTATAACGTCTCATACAAAAGATGGAAATGAACTAGGAAGAGAATATAAAATTCCAAGAGAGATAAGAGATGTTATGTTTGAACACCAAGGGACAACTATGCTTGCATATTTTTACAATAAGGCCAAGCAATTAGACCCAACAGTTATAGAGGATGATTTTAGATACAGTGGACCTACTCCTAGAAGTAAAGAGTCTGCAATTATAATGTTAGCGGATTCTGTAGAAGCAGCGGTTAGATCAATAGATGAGAAAACACCAATAACAATAGAAAATATGCTTCGTAAGATAATCAATGCGAAGATAGAGGAGAATCAACTTTCTGAAGCGGCTCTTACATTTAAAGAGATTGAGATAATAATAAAAACATTTACTAAGGTACTTATGAGCATACATCATGTGAGAATTAAGTATCCAGGACAAAAATAAAAGAGATAAGTAAGGAGTAAAAATATGGAAGTAGTATTAGATTTTTCATTGGAGATTGAAGGATACGATGAATTTTTAAAAGAAGAAGAGGTAAAGGAGTATATAAATGAGGTTTTAAATGACGAGTTTGAATCTGAAAAACCAGTATACTTATCGGTGGCTCTAGTAGGAAATGAAGATATCCAGAGAATAAATAGGGACTTTAGAGATAAGGATCAGCCAACAGATGTCATATCGTTTGCTTATCATGAAACAGAGGACTATATGATAGGACCGTATGATACTTTAGGAGATATAATAATATCTTTAGAAAGAGTAGAAGAACAGTGTAAAGAGTACAATCACTCTTTCAGAAGAGAGTTTTTCTATGTTTTAACTCATGGAATGCTTCACCTATTAGGTTATGATCATATAGATGAAGAGGATAAAAAAGAGATGAGAGCAAGAGAGGAAGAAATCTTAACGAAATTTGGACACACTAGAGATTAAGGAGGACTTATGGGGCATAAGAAAACTAAACAAGATATAACTCAAAGTTTTAACGTAGCAATAGAAGGTATTATTGAAACTATAAGAACTGAAAGAAATATGAAATTCCATACATTTTCAACAGTTCTTGTTTTAATGCTTTCAGTCTTTATGGGAGTTAGTAGGATAGAGCTGATTGTACTTTCTCTAAGTATGTGTTTTGTGCTAGTCGCGGAACTATTAAATACTGCAATAGAAACATTTGTGGATATGGTTTCTCCAGAATATAATGTTTTGGCCAAAAGAGCAAAAGATATTGGAGCAGGAGCCGTTTTTATAGCAGCGACGAATGCCCTTGTTGTAGGTTATCTTGTTTTTCATAAAAGAGTGGCCGGAGAGTTTGATGAATTTTTCGAGTTGCTTAAAGGTTCTTATGCTAATGTCATAATTTTTATACTTATATTTTTAGTTGTTTTAGTTATAGCAATAAAAAGTTTTTTTAAAAAGGGAACTCCCTTGAGAGGCGGTATACCAAGTGGACATAGTGCTCTTGGAGGAGCTCTTTTTATAGGAATATTTTTCTTAACAAATGATGTGAGAGTTTTTTATCTTTCATTATTCTTACTAATTTTAGTTTTGCAGTCAAGAGTTGAGGGGAAAATACATACGGTTTTAGAAACAATAATAGGGGCAGTGTTGGGAATGGGAATAACTTATTTATTCCTATCTTTACTTAATATATAGGAGGAAAAAATGCAAAGAGCAAAGGATTATTTACTCCTGAGTGTACTTTCTTATTGTAATTTTACAGAGGATGACTATGGAAAAAGCTTAAGCCAAGTTTACGAAGAAAATGATCATTCGAAATTGGATACGGATGGATTTTATTTTTGTAATTCAAAAACAAGATTTCTATTCTGTCAATTTTTTGAAGATATTTTAGACAAGTGGGAAATCTTTTATATACAAAATAAAAGAGCTTCTTATGGAGATAAAGAATCAACAGGATTTTATAGCGTTGTTTTTAAGAATGTATTGGAAAATAACTATGTAATATCCTATAGAGGAAGTGAGAAATATCCCATAGAGGACGCCTACAAAGATTTTATAGAAAATGATTTGAAGATTGGTCTAGGAGTTAAGCCTATTCAATTTTATGATGGACTACAGGTATTTGATAAGATATATGATGAGTTTAAAATTCCGAAAGAAAAAATTTCAATAACAGGACACTCTCTAGGAGGGGGAATAGCTCAATTTGTTAGTATAATGGTTGATAAACAAAGAGGGTTTATTCCTTATACATGTACTTGGAACGCAGTTGGAATAAATAGAGATGGAATTATAAACCTTTTGGATTTCTTTAACTATGATAAAATACTTGATAAAATAAAGTTAAATGATGTGGAAAAGCAATATTTTGTGGAGTTTAAAAATGAGTATCTATCATTCTTTTTAAAAGAATTAAAAAAAGGAAAAATCATTAAAGATAACAATACACTACTCATATCTACAGATGTGCAGATAGCACCTCAAATAGATGAGGGATTTATCAAAAATTTTATGAAAAATACAAAGTTTGATAATCTTTTAGGAAAACTATCAAATGATACAAAAAATGAGCTTTTAGATGATAATAAAATATTTAATGCTCTTTTTAAAGTAGATAATTTAGCTGAAGAACTTTTTAAAGCTAACTATTTCATTAGAAGAGTAAAAGAGAATATAGTTTACGAAGAAAATATTGTTAACTTTTGTCATTCTGAGGATTTGACAGTATCTTTATTTGCACATATAGGTGCAGTATATCAAGTTGATAAAGGTTTTTTAAAAAAAGACGTAAATAAAAGAACACTTTTTTCAAGTTTGAGATTTTTTACAAAATCAGTTCAAGACTATCATTATCAAGATGTATTTTTACCCTTTATAGAAGTTGAAGGACAGAGAAGGGGAATGTTTAATAAAGAGTTATCGATAGGATATCTAGGGACTTTTGTAAGGAAAATAATCTCACTAGAATATTGTGTAGAAAGAGAGCTATTAGCAGAATATTACAGTTTAGTTCCAATAACAAATCAAAATTACAAAAAGATAAAAACACATATTTTGAGTGCAATAAAAAAATGCGGAGATGATATCTTATATAAACATCAAGCATATAATCAACTTAAAGATATGGATGAACAAACATTTTCAAAAGTTTGGGAGAGTTTAAAATCTAAACTGCCGAGCCCTTATAGAACACAAGATATATATGATCTGATACTGTTTTAAAAATTTAAGGTGGTGAAGAGAGTGAAAAAGATAATAATATTAAGTTTAATTATAAAAGCCGTTACATTTACAAGTAACGGCTTAAATTATAAAGAGCCTCAGAATATTAAAAAGTTTTTCAAAGAACCTATAGTTAAAGTACAAACTCCATCTGTTCAAGCTGGAAGAAAAGGTTTCACAACTCAAAAGGAACTACTTGACTATTTAGGTGCTATCCATACAACGAATAACAATACAATTATGGATCTTTTAGGTCCAACTCATAATGGAAACTATGTTCCAGTAGTTTTGTTAGGTAAAGAAAAAGAGTTTAATAATGATAAGCTGACTGTGATGTTAATAGCACAGCAACATGGAAACGAGCCTATGGGGTGTGATGTTTTGATGGCTACAGTAAAAAGAGTGGCTAAAGGCGACTTAAACTATCTTTTAGATAGAATGAATATTCTTATTATGCCTAGAATAAATCCTGATGGAGCTAAAAAATTTACAAGGGATTCTGGAGAGAGAAAAGATATCAATGCAGATCATATTTCTCTTTTAACAGTAGAGGCTCAATCAATCAATAAAATATATGAAAAATATAATCCTGAAGTCTTTGTAGATATACATGAGTATATATCAGATTTAAAATCCTATTCAAATATATTAGAGGGGGAAGCGGTTCCATACTATGACTTGCTAATACTTGATCCCACCAATTCAAACTATTCAAAAAAAATGAAACAATATACAGAAAAAACACTCTTAGAAATAAAAAGTATAGAGAAAATTAGTGATTACACAGTTGATTATTACTATAATCCTATTATAAAACCCAAAAAAGACAGTCTACTAACTCTATATGAAGCGACAGGTAGTCTCACTCTTGCAAGAAATATGTACGGGCTCAAAGGAAGTCTTTCATACCTCATTGAGCTTAGAGGAAGAGGGATAGGGTTTGAGAATGTAAAGAGGCGTTTAGAAAGTGGAAGTTTAGCTGTAGAAACAATTTTAAAAGATTCATATAACAATCATGTTCAGATAAAAGATACTGTGAAAAACGAAAGAAAAAAACAAAGAGATTTAGTACAAAAAAATTCAGAAATTGTGAAAGAAAGGAACTCGATAAAATTGATAGATGTAAAAAACTCATTTATTTCTGAGATTCCTTGCTTAAAAATAAAATTGAATTAATGGTCAAAAAATACACATCAAAATAAAAATTTCACAAATAAACATAGAAATAACCTTAATATGACCGTAATTATTCGAATAAAACGTTCATAAAATATATATATAGTTTATTAAATGAAGAAAAAATACTAATAAAATACTTCATTTTTGGAGTTAAATGTGATACTATAAGAAAGCGAATATATCAAAAATGAACTCAAAATAACCATTGATAAAATGAATGGTTACTATTTTTAGGGAGGGGAACCTATGGTAAAGAAGGTTTTAGTAGGAACATTAGCACTTAGTTCTTTAGGATTTGCAGCAGATTTATCAACAGTGAGTGGAGAGACAACAGCAGTTTTTGCTAAGCAAGAATTGAGCAACGATAAACCGCTTATCTATTTAGCAGACAATTTCCATGAGATGGCAACTGTGCCAGGATTTTCTATGGGAGCACCATCAGGATTAGTTTCTTCATATGGAGTTGCATTTGCAGGTCTATCTGGAAAAACAAATAGTGATGATACAGATGGAGCACTAGCTTTAGGAATGGGATTTGGAGATGCTGAAACTATAGGTGGAGCAATCTCTTTAGGAGTTGGAAGTATCGATCCAAGAGATGGAGGAGCTTTCAATAGAGGAAATTTAAATATGAGTTTAGGACATCATTTTAAAGATTATGGATTTGGATGGTCAGTAGGTATGAATGGAGTAAACCTATGGCATGACAATGGAAGTGATGGAGATAATGAAAACCCTAGCTTCTATACAGCAGTTACAAAGTTATGGCCAAATGATATTGCACCAATAGCAATAACAGCAGGACTTGGAAATAACTCTTTTGCAGATGTAAATATTGAAAATAGAGATAGAAAAGAAGAAGTAGGAGGATTTGGTTCAGTAGCAGTTTACCTATTCCCACAGATGAGTTTAATCCTTGATTATACATCAAATGTAGTGACAGTAGGAACAAGTATAGTTCCATTCCCACAATATCCAGTATCTATCAACTTAGGGGCAACTAACCTAACTGAGCAAGGACCAGAAGATAAGGTTTCTGCAATCGGATCAATAGCTGCAGCGTATGTATTTTAATAGGAGGTAGAAAAAATGAAAAAGATTTTATTGGTGCTAGCATCATTATTGTTAATAAATACAGTGGTATTATGTGCAGAGGAAACAGCGGAATCAGCTGAGAACTCTACTCAAGCAACTCAGTCAGAAAATACAATTTCAGCAGCTCCAGCAGCTCTATCAAAAGGAGAGTCGTTTATGGCAGCATTTGGAATGGGAGATTCAGGAGTTATAGGTGGAGGAGAATCCGGTGGAACATCAGGATCAGGAGCATCGGTTGCAGCAGCAATGTCAACAGCACATGTGGGATCAACAGTTTTAACAAGCCCACAAAATACACCATACTCATACAAATAATACAGCAACTGAAAGCAACACATTAATTGATATAATAATGAGAGCGATCAGAAGTGGTCGCTTTTTTTATGAAAAAATATAAAAAATAAATAAAAAGTATATTTTAATGGGGAGAATAATGAGGAGAAGAGAGGAATTTTATGAGGATGACTTCTACGAAGATGAAGAGGAGTTAGACCTGATGGACCTAGTTTTCACACTTCTTAGAAGATGGAAACTAATAACACTTACAGCGATACCTATATTTGCATTAGGGGTATTTTTTGCAGCTACAAGACCAACGATATATAAGGGTGAGATGACACTTATGGTTTCAAGTGGAAGAAACTATGTGGCAAGCTCGCTTGAGAGTGGAGAACTATCGTTGAATCAGCAATTAACAACGACTTATACAGAGATAGCAAAAAGTAGAGTGATACTGAAAAATGTTATAAAAAAATATGATCTTATAGAAAGTTTTGAGTCACTCCAAGGAAATTTAGCTATAAGTTCAGTTCAAGGAACAGAATTTATAAAACTAACATATAAAAATAGAGACCCAGTTATGGCAGCAGCTGTTGTAAATGAGATTGGAAATGAGTTTATGTTAAAAGTTCGTGAAGTTATGAATTTTCAAAATATAAAAGTTGTTGAGCCGGCAGAGATTCCTAAAGAGGCACTGCCTAAAAAAAGAGCTCTTATTCTAGCTATTTCTTTAGTACTATCGGTTATGGTGGGATGTATGTCAGCTTTCGTAGTTGAGTTTTTCTTCTGTAAACTGAGAAAGCCTAAAGATATTGAAAAGATTTTAGGAACATCGATGTTAGGGATGGTACCAGACTTCAATCTATCTCTAGTTGAAGGAGGAACAAATGGAAAAGAGTAAAAGACAACTATTTTTTAAGGATTCAGAAAATCATGAGATGAATGAAGCTCTAAGAGTTATCAGAACAAACCTTCACTTTTTAAATGAGAAGGAGGAGGATAGAATAGTTTTAGTGACAAGTACAACTCCTAAAGAGGGGAAGAGTACAATAGCTTCTAACTATGCTATGAGTATTGCGATAACAGGAAAAAAAGTTCTTCTTGTAGATTGCGATATAAGAAGACCAAGAGCTCATGAGAGTTTTGGAGTTAATTTCAAAATGGGATTAGAATCAGTTTTAACAGGTAAAACTGTTATAAATGATGTAATTTTAAAAGATGTAGAAAAAAATTTAGATATACTGCCAACAAGATATATGGCTCACAATGTGACAGAGCTTTTCTTAGGGGATAAGATGAAGACTCTTTTAGAAGGCTTAAAGGGTGAATACAATACGATAGTACTAGATACACCACCTCTTATTGTAGCAAGTGACGCTGCAATTTTATCCAAGCACTGTGATGGGGTTGTATATGTTGTAGCATATGACCAAGTTGCTAAAAGAGAACTAGAGTTTGGAAAGACAATGCTCGAGAATGCAAAAGCTAATCTGTATGGATTTGTTGTAAATAGAGTGGATAAAAATGGTCTTTCATATGGAAATTATGGATACTATAACAATAATTACTCATACTATAAAGACTACTATACAGAAGAAGGAGAAAATTTATCAAGAACATATGTGCCAAAAAAAGGGTTCAAAGGGTTCGTTGAAAAATTAAAAAGAGACTATAAGAGACAGCTAAGTGGAGACCAGAAGGGGAAAAGATGGTAGATATCCACACTCATCTGTTATTTGGAGTGGATGATGGACCTGAAACACTAGAAGAGTCTATCAAACTTATAGAGCTTGGTAAAAAACTTGGATATAGTGAGTTTATACTCACTTCTCACTTTGGAAAAGGAAGATTTCAAAATCAAAACTATGATAAAAACTTTGAGATATTAAAATCTGAGTGTGAAAAACTGAGTTTAGGTATTGTTTTACATAAAGGGAATGAGATATACCTAGATGAAAATATATCTGAGATATTAAAAGAAAAAAGATTTAATACTTTAGGAGAGAGATATCTTTTGGTGGAGTTTTCACCTCTTACGATTCCGGGGGTCGCAGAGGGGATGCTAAAAAGAGTTATAAGTGCAGGTTATATACCTATACTTGCTCATATAGAAAGATATAAGCACTTTAGAGGAAGTGATCTTGTTAGGTTAAAAAAGCTTGGAGTAAAACTTCAGGTAAACATTTCAGGAGCTTCTTATAACAAGAGTGTAGAAAGACTTTTAAAAGAGGGGTATATAGATTTTTTAGGAAGTGACACACATAGGTTAGGAAAAAGGGACTATAACCTTGTGGATGAGCTTATAGATATAAAAAAGTTAGTGGGAGAAGATCTTTTAAGGAAAATGACACTGACTAACGGGAAAAAGATATTGAACAGTCAAGAGATTGAGGAGGATTTTGGGGATGAAGAAAAAGGTTCTAGTAGTAGCTTTTTTAGCACTTTCTTTGGTGGCATATTCAAAGGGGCTAGGGCTAGAAGAGATCTTAAACAGGGTTGAAGTTGGAAGCCCTGAGGTTAAGATTCAAGAGTTAGATATAAAAATTAAAGATAAAAATAAAAAAAAGGCACTTAGAAATTTAATTTTGCCTCCTGTAACTATATCGAGTGAAAATGATTGGGAGATAGCGAAAAAAGAAGGTTTAGGTTTTGAAGAGATAGAAGCATATATTCCAATCTTTCAAGGTGGAAGAATGGTATATGGGTATAAAAAGACAGGAAAAGAGCTAGATTTAGCTAAAGAGAACCAGAAACTGTCTGTATATACGTGGCAAGAGCAGAGTGTGTCAGAATACTTTGATGCTCTTAACTACAGAAAGCAGCGTGAGATTACAGATAAAACAATAGAGGCACTACAAAAGCAAAGAGCAAGACTTGATGGGCTGTATAAAGAAAACAAACTTATACCAAAGTCAGAGGTTTTAAAGGTTGAAGCGGATATTGAAAACAATAGAGCACAAAATCTTCAAAATATACAAAAAGAAAGAGCTGCAAAAGAGACACTTATGCAGTATCTAGGATATGATTTGGATAAAAAGATCGAGCTAGATGAGTTTGATGCCATGAGTCACCTTGAAAATATAGGAGTGATAAAAAAAGTTGAGGCTCCTGAAGCTACAACACTAGGAAAGCGTGAGAGTTTGCTTGTAGATATAGCCGAGTATGATTTGAAGATAACAAAAGCTGATCTATATCCATCAATATATGTGAAACCCTCTCATAAGTTTAGAGAAGAAAACAAAACAACAAAAGAGTATGAAAATGTAAATGAGGGAATGGTTGAAGTAGGATTTAGATATACGTTTGCTTGGGGAG harbors:
- a CDS encoding HD family phosphohydrolase is translated as MKKIELFGLSLTFKLNKKNADDAELYTKDHHLKEKIFYLILMIMVIVISSKGGYIINKQKYNVGDVAINDIYAPKSVLFNDKDKKQDIIKNLMESSKKEYIYVPQAGTVYISAAEYLFDEILKKNFKKNKLYLDRIEDVIGKPLPTKLITGLTQLNKKELLETRERVIGFLTKAYATGIIREKGILTISPPNDEAFEELTDFDKKIVENFLTANYIYDETKTKNSIAEKISQIDDQILDVKAGTLLVKKGDIITESKSKLLEVAGIYSYKKSLGFSISNLLYTIILTVIFYPLLVTKFKKNILNKNIYRSLFLIYTIGFLVFRFTKLDHIYFVPFETMYFLMGILFAKDFAILTTAMAISYLFPIVGYDPVFVIVTTLVCIMGTYLIEKVTTRQELIALGMKLAVTKFFLYLLLTYFIGREQNLVVLQSGEIVVSGLLSGMLAIAVLPYFEKTFNILTTFRLLELGDLSHPLLKLLSMKAPGTFHHSMMVATLSEAAAEAIGANAIFARVASYYHDIGKMKRPKFYVENQEGGENPHSKISPFLSNLIITSHTKDGNELGREYKIPREIRDVMFEHQGTTMLAYFYNKAKQLDPTVIEDDFRYSGPTPRSKESAIIMLADSVEAAVRSIDEKTPITIENMLRKIINAKIEENQLSEAALTFKEIEIIIKTFTKVLMSIHHVRIKYPGQK
- the ybeY gene encoding rRNA maturation RNase YbeY, producing MEVVLDFSLEIEGYDEFLKEEEVKEYINEVLNDEFESEKPVYLSVALVGNEDIQRINRDFRDKDQPTDVISFAYHETEDYMIGPYDTLGDIIISLERVEEQCKEYNHSFRREFFYVLTHGMLHLLGYDHIDEEDKKEMRAREEEILTKFGHTRD
- a CDS encoding diacylglycerol kinase, producing the protein MGHKKTKQDITQSFNVAIEGIIETIRTERNMKFHTFSTVLVLMLSVFMGVSRIELIVLSLSMCFVLVAELLNTAIETFVDMVSPEYNVLAKRAKDIGAGAVFIAATNALVVGYLVFHKRVAGEFDEFFELLKGSYANVIIFILIFLVVLVIAIKSFFKKGTPLRGGIPSGHSALGGALFIGIFFLTNDVRVFYLSLFLLILVLQSRVEGKIHTVLETIIGAVLGMGITYLFLSLLNI
- a CDS encoding M14 family zinc carboxypeptidase, translated to MKKIIILSLIIKAVTFTSNGLNYKEPQNIKKFFKEPIVKVQTPSVQAGRKGFTTQKELLDYLGAIHTTNNNTIMDLLGPTHNGNYVPVVLLGKEKEFNNDKLTVMLIAQQHGNEPMGCDVLMATVKRVAKGDLNYLLDRMNILIMPRINPDGAKKFTRDSGERKDINADHISLLTVEAQSINKIYEKYNPEVFVDIHEYISDLKSYSNILEGEAVPYYDLLILDPTNSNYSKKMKQYTEKTLLEIKSIEKISDYTVDYYYNPIIKPKKDSLLTLYEATGSLTLARNMYGLKGSLSYLIELRGRGIGFENVKRRLESGSLAVETILKDSYNNHVQIKDTVKNERKKQRDLVQKNSEIVKERNSIKLIDVKNSFISEIPCLKIKLN
- a CDS encoding YveK family protein, encoding MRRREEFYEDDFYEDEEELDLMDLVFTLLRRWKLITLTAIPIFALGVFFAATRPTIYKGEMTLMVSSGRNYVASSLESGELSLNQQLTTTYTEIAKSRVILKNVIKKYDLIESFESLQGNLAISSVQGTEFIKLTYKNRDPVMAAAVVNEIGNEFMLKVREVMNFQNIKVVEPAEIPKEALPKKRALILAISLVLSVMVGCMSAFVVEFFFCKLRKPKDIEKILGTSMLGMVPDFNLSLVEGGTNGKE
- a CDS encoding CpsD/CapB family tyrosine-protein kinase — its product is MEKSKRQLFFKDSENHEMNEALRVIRTNLHFLNEKEEDRIVLVTSTTPKEGKSTIASNYAMSIAITGKKVLLVDCDIRRPRAHESFGVNFKMGLESVLTGKTVINDVILKDVEKNLDILPTRYMAHNVTELFLGDKMKTLLEGLKGEYNTIVLDTPPLIVASDAAILSKHCDGVVYVVAYDQVAKRELEFGKTMLENAKANLYGFVVNRVDKNGLSYGNYGYYNNNYSYYKDYYTEEGENLSRTYVPKKGFKGFVEKLKRDYKRQLSGDQKGKRW
- a CDS encoding tyrosine-protein phosphatase; translated protein: MVDIHTHLLFGVDDGPETLEESIKLIELGKKLGYSEFILTSHFGKGRFQNQNYDKNFEILKSECEKLSLGIVLHKGNEIYLDENISEILKEKRFNTLGERYLLVEFSPLTIPGVAEGMLKRVISAGYIPILAHIERYKHFRGSDLVRLKKLGVKLQVNISGASYNKSVERLLKEGYIDFLGSDTHRLGKRDYNLVDELIDIKKLVGEDLLRKMTLTNGKKILNSQEIEEDFGDEEKGSSSSFFSTFFGGIFKGARARRDLKQG
- a CDS encoding TolC family protein — protein: MKKKVLVVAFLALSLVAYSKGLGLEEILNRVEVGSPEVKIQELDIKIKDKNKKKALRNLILPPVTISSENDWEIAKKEGLGFEEIEAYIPIFQGGRMVYGYKKTGKELDLAKENQKLSVYTWQEQSVSEYFDALNYRKQREITDKTIEALQKQRARLDGLYKENKLIPKSEVLKVEADIENNRAQNLQNIQKERAAKETLMQYLGYDLDKKIELDEFDAMSHLENIGVIKKVEAPEATTLGKRESLLVDIAEYDLKITKADLYPSIYVKPSHKFREENKTTKEYENVNEGMVEVGFRYTFAWGATLDSVAQSQYRLDQAKLKYENNIRGIDLDMRNKLGEIESLAGQSGAQKKRVELLQENLGIDNLRYDNELVTTFDYLNSVNQLRKAQEDYYKLQRELVLAVIEYENLYR